From the genome of Thermoflexus hugenholtzii, one region includes:
- a CDS encoding glycoside hydrolase family 57 protein, whose amino-acid sequence MAPIGAFTFVLHAHIPYCRRAGRWPHGEEWLHEAIAETYLPLLDALYDLHEEGVPARLTLSLTPVLAEQLADPLIQEHFIEYAQDRRSRAEQDVARFEAEGNPHLRELARFYVDYYDRRLRSFIHRYGRDLIGAFRRLQEAGVIELITSAATHGYLPLLSRDSSIRGQLRTGIQTYRRFFGRDPFSIWLPECAYRPAYRLPDGTIRPGLEYFLAREGLRLFFAETHAVEGGRPVGKAAGDAIGPYGQIVRHYVIPFEAIEGVRGTTYRPYYVARTDIPGREHSGVAVVARNNRTGMQVWSADWGYPGDFDYREFHKKDGRSGLQYWRVTGKVDLGEKDYYHPEWAAAKVEQHAGHFVDLVHDLLREFHRSTGQVGLIASNYDAELFGHWWFEGVDWIRAVLRRLAQSQEVWLTTAREFLEAYPPTEVLVLPESSWGLGGGHWTWDNPETHWMWEPIHEAEARMERLAARYPEADAEIARVLNQAARELLLLQASDWPFLVTTGQARAYAIERFTTHLERFEALCRSVEAGRPDGDLAEAYWELDKVFPDLDYRWWAPA is encoded by the coding sequence ATGGCACCGATCGGAGCGTTCACCTTCGTTCTCCACGCCCACATCCCCTATTGCCGGCGCGCCGGGCGCTGGCCCCACGGGGAGGAGTGGCTCCACGAGGCGATCGCCGAGACCTACCTCCCCTTGCTGGACGCCCTCTATGACCTGCACGAGGAGGGGGTCCCGGCCCGTCTGACCCTGAGCCTCACGCCGGTGCTGGCGGAGCAGCTGGCGGATCCGCTCATCCAGGAGCATTTCATCGAGTATGCGCAGGACCGGCGGAGTCGGGCGGAGCAGGATGTGGCCCGCTTCGAGGCCGAAGGGAATCCCCACCTGCGGGAGCTGGCGCGCTTCTACGTGGACTACTACGATCGACGGCTGCGAAGTTTCATCCATCGTTACGGTCGGGATCTCATCGGAGCGTTCCGGCGTCTGCAGGAAGCCGGGGTGATCGAGCTGATCACCAGCGCGGCGACCCATGGCTATCTTCCCTTGCTCTCCCGGGATTCCTCCATCCGGGGCCAGCTGCGCACCGGCATCCAGACCTACCGGCGGTTCTTCGGGAGGGATCCCTTCTCCATCTGGCTCCCGGAATGCGCTTACCGGCCCGCCTATCGCCTGCCGGACGGAACCATCCGGCCCGGCCTGGAATATTTCCTGGCCCGGGAGGGGCTCCGGCTGTTCTTCGCCGAGACCCACGCGGTGGAAGGAGGACGTCCGGTGGGGAAAGCGGCGGGCGACGCCATCGGCCCCTACGGCCAAATCGTGCGCCACTACGTGATCCCCTTCGAGGCCATCGAGGGCGTCCGGGGCACCACCTACCGTCCGTATTATGTGGCCCGCACAGACATCCCCGGCAGGGAACACTCCGGCGTGGCGGTGGTGGCCCGCAACAACCGCACGGGGATGCAGGTGTGGTCCGCTGACTGGGGTTACCCGGGCGACTTTGATTACCGGGAGTTCCACAAGAAGGACGGGCGCTCCGGCCTGCAATACTGGCGGGTGACCGGAAAAGTGGATCTGGGGGAGAAGGACTACTACCATCCGGAATGGGCGGCGGCCAAGGTGGAGCAACATGCGGGGCACTTCGTGGATCTGGTGCACGATCTGCTACGGGAGTTCCATCGGTCCACCGGGCAGGTCGGCTTGATCGCCTCGAATTACGATGCCGAGCTGTTCGGCCACTGGTGGTTCGAGGGCGTGGACTGGATCCGGGCGGTGTTGCGGCGCCTGGCGCAGAGCCAGGAGGTCTGGCTGACCACGGCCCGGGAGTTCCTGGAGGCCTATCCTCCGACGGAGGTGCTGGTGCTCCCGGAGTCCAGCTGGGGCCTGGGAGGGGGGCACTGGACGTGGGACAACCCGGAGACCCACTGGATGTGGGAGCCGATCCACGAGGCCGAGGCGCGGATGGAGCGGCTGGCCGCACGATATCCGGAGGCGGACGCGGAGATCGCCCGAGTGCTCAACCAGGCCGCCCGGGAGCTGTTGCTCCTTCAGGCCAGCGACTGGCCCTTCCTCGTCACCACCGGCCAGGCCCGCGCCTACGCCATTGAGCGTTTCACAACCCACCTGGAGCGCTTCGAGGCCCTCTGCCGCTCGGTGGAGGCCGGACGACCGGACGGGGATCTGGCGGAGGCTTACTGGGAGCTGGACAAGGTGTTCCCGGATTTGGATTACCGGTGGTGGGCCCCCGCATGA
- a CDS encoding ABC transporter substrate-binding protein, whose amino-acid sequence MLRRILLGIAIGVGLVACQPSAGARPLSVRFGALPILDVLPVYVAQTEGYFAQAGLEVEVIPAASAAERDQLMQAGRIDAMVNDTVSTLFYNKEKAQIYVVRIARQAYPEAPQYFILANPNAGIQSPQDLKGVEIAISQGTVIEYMTDRILERAGLKPGDYQTVHIPRIPDRLQALMEGRVKAATLPDPFATLAIQQGAKVVADDREVRSISLSVLSFRAEVVERNPEAVRRFLQAWDRAVAAIRANPEKYAGLLAEKQLVPQPLVGTYRLPPYPDRALPTREQFADVIAWARAKGLLQADIPYERLVREVR is encoded by the coding sequence ATGCTGCGACGGATTCTCCTCGGCATCGCCATCGGCGTGGGGCTCGTCGCCTGTCAGCCCTCCGCGGGCGCCCGTCCGCTCTCCGTGCGGTTCGGCGCGCTGCCCATCCTGGACGTGTTGCCCGTATATGTGGCCCAGACAGAAGGGTATTTCGCCCAGGCGGGCCTGGAGGTGGAGGTGATCCCGGCCGCCTCGGCGGCCGAGCGGGATCAGCTGATGCAGGCCGGCCGCATCGACGCCATGGTCAACGACACCGTCTCCACCCTCTTCTACAACAAGGAGAAAGCTCAGATCTACGTGGTCCGCATCGCCCGTCAGGCATATCCCGAAGCCCCTCAGTATTTCATCCTGGCCAACCCCAACGCCGGGATCCAGAGCCCTCAGGATCTCAAGGGCGTAGAGATCGCCATCTCCCAGGGCACGGTCATCGAATACATGACCGATCGCATCCTGGAGCGGGCAGGCCTGAAGCCCGGGGATTATCAGACCGTTCACATCCCGCGGATCCCGGACCGGCTGCAGGCGCTGATGGAGGGTCGAGTGAAGGCCGCCACCCTCCCGGATCCTTTCGCCACGCTGGCCATCCAGCAAGGCGCGAAGGTGGTGGCGGATGACCGGGAGGTGCGGTCCATCTCCCTGAGCGTGCTCAGCTTCCGGGCGGAGGTGGTGGAGCGGAACCCGGAGGCGGTGCGACGCTTCCTCCAGGCCTGGGATCGGGCGGTGGCGGCCATCCGGGCGAACCCCGAGAAATACGCGGGCCTCCTGGCGGAGAAGCAGCTGGTGCCCCAGCCTTTGGTGGGGACCTACCGGCTGCCTCCGTATCCCGATCGAGCGCTGCCGACCCGGGAGCAGTTCGCGGACGTGATCGCCTGGGCCCGGGCGAAAGGCCTGCTGCAGGCGGACATCCCCTACGAGCGTCTGGTGCGGGAGGTTCGCTGA
- the ahcY gene encoding adenosylhomocysteinase: MTAKAFDVKDLSLADRGLQRIEWADREMPVLRRIRERFERERPLAGIRISACLHVTTETANLVRTLQAGGAEVALCASNPLSTQDDVAAALVRFFEVPVFAIKGEDTETYYRHIQACLAQRPHITMDDGADLVSTLHKERPAWMAEILGGTEETTTGVIRLRAMARAGVLAYPIIAVNDALTKHLFDNRYGTGQSTIDGILRATNILLAGRVVVVAGYGWCGRGIAMRARGMGAQVIVTEVDPLRALEAAMDGFRVLPMQEAAREGDLFITATGNIHIIDRPHFEVMKDGAILANAGHFNVEINIPALRELSLGEPRRVREFVEEYTLKDGRRIYLLAEGRLVNLAAAEGHPSAVMDMSFANQALSVEYLVRHGRSLERQVYPVPREIDQAVAHLKLETMGIRIDRLTPEQERYLASWEEGT, encoded by the coding sequence ATGACCGCCAAGGCGTTCGATGTGAAGGATCTCTCTCTGGCCGACCGCGGCCTGCAGCGGATCGAGTGGGCGGATCGGGAGATGCCGGTGCTGCGGCGCATCCGGGAGCGGTTCGAGCGGGAGCGCCCGCTGGCCGGGATCCGCATCTCCGCCTGCCTGCACGTGACCACGGAGACGGCCAACCTGGTCCGCACGCTCCAGGCCGGCGGTGCGGAGGTGGCCCTCTGCGCCAGCAATCCCCTGAGCACCCAGGACGATGTGGCCGCTGCCCTGGTGCGCTTCTTCGAGGTCCCCGTCTTCGCCATCAAGGGGGAGGACACGGAGACCTATTACCGTCACATCCAGGCGTGCCTGGCCCAACGCCCCCACATCACCATGGACGACGGGGCGGATCTGGTGAGCACGCTGCACAAGGAGCGGCCAGCGTGGATGGCGGAGATCCTGGGCGGCACCGAGGAGACCACCACCGGGGTGATCCGCCTGCGGGCCATGGCCCGGGCGGGCGTCCTCGCTTACCCCATCATCGCCGTCAACGACGCGCTGACCAAGCACCTCTTCGATAACCGCTACGGCACCGGCCAGTCCACCATCGATGGCATCCTGCGGGCCACGAACATCCTCCTGGCCGGACGCGTGGTGGTGGTGGCCGGATACGGCTGGTGCGGTCGCGGGATCGCCATGCGGGCCCGGGGGATGGGCGCCCAGGTCATCGTCACCGAGGTGGATCCCCTGCGGGCTCTGGAGGCGGCCATGGACGGCTTCCGGGTGCTCCCGATGCAGGAGGCGGCGCGGGAGGGAGATCTCTTCATCACCGCCACCGGCAACATCCACATCATCGACCGGCCTCACTTTGAGGTGATGAAGGATGGCGCCATCCTGGCCAACGCCGGGCATTTCAACGTGGAGATCAACATCCCGGCGCTGCGGGAGCTGAGCCTCGGAGAGCCCCGGCGGGTGCGGGAGTTCGTGGAGGAATACACCTTAAAGGACGGGCGCCGGATTTACCTGCTGGCCGAGGGGCGGCTGGTGAACCTGGCCGCCGCGGAAGGCCACCCCAGCGCGGTGATGGATATGTCCTTCGCCAACCAGGCCCTCTCGGTGGAATACCTGGTCCGCCACGGGCGTTCCCTGGAGCGCCAGGTCTATCCGGTCCCCCGGGAGATCGATCAGGCGGTGGCCCACCTGAAGCTGGAGACGATGGGGATCCGGATCGACCGCCTGACGCCGGAGCAGGAGCGCTACCTGGCCTCCTGGGAGGAGGGAACGTAG
- the paaI gene encoding hydroxyphenylacetyl-CoA thioesterase PaaI, which translates to MGDPFMKALGLEAEIPGPGQARVWGVVRPEHLNLHGTAHGGFLYTLADAAFALASNSHGVRAVALSTHMEYLRAVQAGERVEAVAEEVYRGRRAALYRVEVRRDGELVAVFTGWVHRFAE; encoded by the coding sequence ATGGGGGATCCCTTTATGAAGGCCCTGGGGCTGGAGGCGGAGATCCCGGGGCCCGGACAGGCTCGGGTATGGGGGGTGGTGCGCCCGGAGCACCTGAATCTGCACGGCACCGCCCACGGCGGCTTCCTCTACACGCTGGCGGACGCCGCCTTCGCCCTGGCCTCGAACTCCCATGGGGTCCGCGCCGTGGCCCTCTCCACCCATATGGAATACCTGCGGGCGGTGCAGGCGGGGGAGCGGGTGGAGGCGGTGGCCGAGGAGGTCTATCGCGGCCGCCGGGCCGCCCTCTACCGGGTGGAGGTGCGGCGGGACGGCGAGCTGGTGGCCGTGTTCACCGGATGGGTTCACCGGTTTGCGGAGTAG
- a CDS encoding phenylacetate--CoA ligase family protein, producing MAVQAKPMYWNEEMETMPRDRLERLQLERLQRIVDYVYHRVPHYRRKMDEAGVKPSDIRHLQDIVKLPFTSKADLRETYPFGMFAVPLSQVIRIHASSGTTGKPTVVGYTRNDLEVWAEVCARCLVLSGARPGEVFQNAYGYGLFTGGLGMHYGAEKLGMVVVPVSGGNTSRQLMILKDFGTHVMACTPSYALVIADALLSNGYRPGDLNLRVFILGAEPWTEGMRREIEEKLGVHAVNIYGLSEVIGPGVANECIEAKNGSHIFEDHFLVEVVNPATGEPVPPGTVGELVFTTLTKEALPVIRYRTGDLASIDPTPCVCGRTFVRMSRVLGRTDDMLIIRGVNVFPSQVEAALVGLPHVAPHYQLVVTREGRLDQLEVKVEVTEAFFREVGGELLAGEVFESIEAVQGLREKVNQVLDEALGIHVKVTLTPPNTLPRSEGGKLRRVVDMRPKDA from the coding sequence ATGGCGGTGCAGGCGAAGCCGATGTATTGGAACGAGGAGATGGAGACCATGCCGCGGGACCGGCTGGAGCGACTCCAGCTGGAGCGCCTCCAGCGCATCGTGGATTACGTCTACCACCGGGTCCCGCACTACCGGCGGAAGATGGACGAGGCGGGGGTGAAGCCGTCGGACATCCGGCACCTGCAGGACATCGTAAAGCTTCCCTTCACCTCCAAGGCGGATCTGCGGGAGACCTATCCCTTCGGCATGTTCGCCGTCCCCCTGAGCCAGGTGATCCGCATCCACGCCTCCTCGGGGACTACGGGGAAGCCGACGGTGGTGGGCTACACCCGCAACGATCTGGAGGTGTGGGCGGAGGTCTGCGCCCGCTGTCTGGTGCTCTCCGGCGCCCGACCGGGGGAGGTCTTCCAGAACGCCTACGGCTATGGTCTCTTCACCGGCGGCCTGGGGATGCACTACGGGGCGGAGAAGCTGGGGATGGTGGTGGTCCCGGTCTCCGGGGGGAACACCAGCCGTCAGCTGATGATCCTCAAGGACTTCGGCACCCACGTGATGGCGTGCACCCCCTCTTACGCGCTGGTCATCGCCGACGCCCTCCTGTCCAACGGCTACCGGCCGGGCGACCTCAACCTGCGGGTCTTCATCCTGGGCGCCGAACCGTGGACGGAGGGCATGCGCCGGGAGATCGAGGAGAAGCTGGGGGTCCACGCGGTCAACATCTACGGCCTGAGCGAGGTCATCGGCCCCGGTGTCGCCAACGAATGCATCGAGGCCAAGAACGGCTCCCATATCTTCGAAGATCACTTCCTGGTTGAGGTCGTCAACCCGGCCACCGGAGAGCCGGTCCCGCCCGGGACGGTGGGGGAGCTGGTCTTCACCACTCTGACCAAGGAGGCCTTGCCGGTGATCCGCTACCGGACCGGGGATCTGGCCTCCATCGATCCGACCCCCTGCGTCTGCGGGCGGACCTTCGTGCGCATGTCCCGGGTGCTCGGGCGCACGGATGACATGCTGATCATCCGCGGGGTGAACGTGTTCCCGTCCCAGGTGGAGGCGGCGCTGGTGGGCCTGCCCCATGTGGCGCCCCACTACCAGCTGGTGGTCACCCGGGAGGGCCGGCTGGATCAGCTGGAGGTGAAGGTGGAGGTGACCGAAGCCTTCTTCCGGGAGGTGGGCGGGGAGCTGCTGGCCGGGGAGGTATTCGAGAGCATCGAGGCTGTTCAGGGCCTGCGGGAGAAGGTGAACCAGGTGCTGGATGAAGCCCTGGGGATCCACGTGAAGGTCACCCTCACCCCGCCCAACACCCTGCCCCGGAGTGAAGGCGGGAAGCTCCGGCGGGTGGTGGACATGCGGCCGAAGGACGCATGA
- a CDS encoding alpha/beta fold hydrolase: protein MVRRKETLSDGLVIAWEEGGAREGPPLLLLHNACSTFRATWGRVAEPLAARFYLIGPDLRGHGESANPTGRLDLREMADDMARLLDRLGIPSVHLMAFSGGASTALYLVTRHPARVRSMVLIGSHYTVRNLRTRGDGFWDPERIRREQPAWWAAMVRWHGSEERVRALLRGWQEEDRWRPDFRPEDLQAIRVPTLLLIGENDFITPIEQTMEMARWIPQARLVVFPGAGHDLIRERPEAFLETVHAFWDTLGISRGSARPHR, encoded by the coding sequence ATGGTGCGTCGGAAGGAAACCCTGAGCGATGGGCTGGTGATCGCCTGGGAGGAAGGGGGCGCGCGCGAGGGGCCGCCGCTGCTCCTGCTCCACAACGCCTGCAGCACCTTCCGGGCCACGTGGGGACGGGTGGCCGAGCCCCTGGCCGCGCGGTTCTACCTCATCGGCCCGGACCTGCGGGGCCATGGGGAGAGCGCCAACCCCACGGGACGCCTGGACCTGCGGGAGATGGCCGATGACATGGCGCGGCTGCTGGACCGGTTGGGGATCCCTTCGGTCCATCTGATGGCCTTCAGCGGGGGCGCTTCCACCGCCCTCTATCTGGTCACCCGGCATCCTGCGCGGGTCCGCTCGATGGTCCTCATCGGCAGCCATTACACGGTGCGGAACCTGCGCACCCGTGGGGACGGCTTCTGGGATCCGGAGCGGATCCGTCGGGAGCAGCCGGCATGGTGGGCGGCGATGGTGCGCTGGCACGGCTCGGAGGAGCGGGTGCGGGCGTTGCTGCGTGGCTGGCAGGAGGAGGATCGCTGGCGGCCCGACTTCCGGCCCGAGGATCTGCAGGCCATCCGCGTCCCCACCCTGTTGCTGATCGGCGAAAACGACTTCATCACGCCCATCGAGCAGACGATGGAGATGGCCCGCTGGATCCCTCAGGCTCGCCTGGTGGTTTTCCCGGGGGCCGGCCACGACCTGATCCGGGAGCGCCCCGAGGCCTTCCTGGAGACGGTGCACGCCTTCTGGGACACGCTGGGGATCTCGAGGGGATCGGCGCGCCCCCATCGGTGA
- the hpaD gene encoding 3,4-dihydroxyphenylacetate 2,3-dioxygenase, with protein sequence MGGFSITRAAHAELCVTDLERARDFYVEALGFVEVAREKDRLYLGGLEERDRYSLILKKAPSPGVTHLAFRVADPEDLDRLAALYESAGCPVRWLAPEEEEAGQGRALRVQDPTGLPVEFFHEIARRERLLQRFDLYRGAHIMRLDHFNCQVPNVQEAYDWWTGKLGFYCSEYTVTDEDPPRLWAAWLHRKQNVHDIALMNGIGPRLHHIGFWVADTQSVLRACDILAARGMGGAIERGPGRHGLSNAFFLYLRDPDGNRIELYTNDYIIPDPDWEPIRWSINDPRRATFWGHIPPRSWFEEASRVAHILTGEWMPVREPLLVDRPVFVT encoded by the coding sequence ATGGGCGGGTTCTCCATCACGCGCGCGGCACATGCGGAGCTCTGCGTGACGGATCTGGAGCGGGCTCGGGATTTCTACGTGGAGGCCCTGGGGTTCGTGGAGGTCGCTCGCGAGAAGGATCGTCTCTACCTGGGCGGCCTGGAGGAGCGCGATCGCTACAGCCTGATCCTCAAGAAGGCGCCAAGCCCGGGGGTGACCCATCTGGCCTTCCGCGTGGCCGATCCGGAGGACCTCGATCGCCTGGCCGCGCTGTATGAAAGCGCCGGATGTCCCGTCCGCTGGCTGGCCCCCGAAGAGGAGGAGGCCGGCCAGGGGCGGGCGCTGCGCGTCCAGGACCCCACCGGGCTTCCCGTCGAGTTCTTCCACGAGATCGCCCGGCGGGAGCGGTTGCTGCAGCGGTTCGATCTCTACCGGGGCGCCCACATCATGCGCCTGGATCACTTCAACTGCCAGGTCCCCAACGTCCAGGAGGCCTACGACTGGTGGACCGGGAAGCTGGGCTTCTACTGCTCGGAATACACGGTGACCGACGAGGACCCGCCCCGGCTGTGGGCGGCATGGCTCCACCGCAAGCAGAACGTCCATGACATCGCCTTGATGAACGGGATCGGCCCCCGTCTCCACCATATCGGCTTCTGGGTGGCGGACACCCAGAGCGTGCTGCGGGCGTGCGACATCCTGGCCGCCCGGGGGATGGGAGGGGCCATCGAACGGGGGCCGGGCCGCCACGGCTTAAGCAACGCCTTCTTCCTCTATCTCCGGGATCCCGACGGCAACCGCATCGAGCTCTACACCAACGACTACATCATCCCGGACCCCGATTGGGAGCCCATCCGCTGGTCCATCAACGACCCGCGCCGGGCCACCTTCTGGGGGCACATCCCGCCTCGCTCCTGGTTCGAGGAGGCCTCCCGGGTCGCCCACATCCTCACCGGGGAGTGGATGCCGGTGCGGGAGCCCCTGCTGGTGGATCGCCCGGTGTTCGTCACCTGA
- the hpaB gene encoding 4-hydroxyphenylacetate 3-monooxygenase, oxygenase component, with amino-acid sequence MGARTGAQFLQRIREHPRDLWHRGERVEDPTTHPAFARGLRSMARLYDLQWERADECLYDSPSSGQKVGLSFLIPRSAEDVRRVSRMMKIWADVHFGFMGRTPDYLNRAMAYYASGADFLGEKEPAFAEHMRRYYEYLRENDLCLTHTLIHPQANRAVGPAKQADPYLAARVVKETDGGIVLRGARMLATLPAVDEIMVFPSTLLRNTEEDAPYCYAVGIPCDTPGLRFLCRETLDYGRSPFDHPLGSRFDEIDAVVIFHDVFVPWERVFIYRDVERANQAYAATGAIVGMAHQVVVKNIAKTEFFLGLASLIVDAIGIEGFQHVQEKVAEIWIYLETMKALLRAAEADAHEDAFGAFRPAWPPLDAARNLYMRWYPRIVEIIQQLSASGIIATVTEEDMKNPELIEDIRRYFQAARAEAYDRIPLFRLAWDAALSAFAGRQVQYERFYFGDPVRIAGVIFQKHDRTPYMEKVREFLKQMKEEAFAQAEEARP; translated from the coding sequence ATGGGCGCACGAACCGGCGCGCAGTTCCTGCAGCGGATCCGGGAGCACCCCCGGGACCTCTGGCATCGCGGGGAACGGGTGGAGGACCCCACCACGCACCCGGCCTTCGCCCGCGGGCTTCGATCGATGGCCCGCCTGTATGACCTCCAGTGGGAGCGGGCGGACGAATGCCTTTACGATTCGCCGAGCAGTGGCCAGAAGGTTGGCCTCTCCTTCCTGATCCCTCGCTCCGCGGAGGATGTGCGGCGGGTGAGCCGGATGATGAAGATCTGGGCCGATGTCCACTTCGGCTTCATGGGCCGCACTCCGGATTACCTGAACCGGGCGATGGCTTACTACGCCTCGGGGGCGGACTTCTTAGGCGAGAAGGAGCCGGCCTTCGCCGAGCATATGCGTCGCTATTACGAATACCTGCGGGAGAACGATCTCTGCCTCACCCACACCCTGATCCACCCGCAAGCGAACCGGGCGGTGGGCCCCGCGAAGCAGGCGGATCCTTATCTGGCGGCCCGGGTGGTGAAGGAGACCGACGGGGGCATCGTCCTGCGTGGGGCGCGGATGCTGGCGACGCTCCCCGCTGTGGATGAGATCATGGTCTTCCCCTCGACGCTGTTGCGCAACACGGAGGAGGACGCCCCATATTGTTACGCCGTCGGCATCCCCTGCGACACGCCAGGGTTGCGCTTCCTGTGCCGCGAGACCCTGGACTACGGCCGCTCCCCCTTCGATCATCCGCTGGGATCGCGCTTCGACGAGATCGACGCCGTGGTGATCTTCCACGATGTCTTCGTCCCGTGGGAGCGGGTGTTCATTTACCGGGACGTGGAGCGGGCCAACCAGGCCTACGCGGCCACCGGGGCCATCGTGGGGATGGCCCATCAGGTGGTGGTGAAGAACATCGCCAAGACGGAGTTCTTCCTGGGGCTGGCCTCCCTCATCGTCGACGCCATCGGCATCGAGGGCTTCCAGCACGTGCAGGAGAAGGTGGCGGAGATCTGGATCTACCTCGAGACCATGAAGGCCCTGCTGCGGGCGGCGGAGGCGGACGCCCATGAAGACGCCTTCGGGGCCTTCCGGCCGGCCTGGCCGCCTCTGGACGCGGCCCGCAACCTCTATATGCGGTGGTATCCGCGCATCGTGGAGATCATCCAGCAGCTCTCAGCCAGCGGCATCATCGCCACGGTCACCGAGGAGGACATGAAGAATCCCGAGCTCATCGAGGACATCCGCCGCTACTTCCAGGCGGCCCGGGCGGAGGCCTACGACCGCATCCCCCTCTTCCGCCTGGCCTGGGACGCCGCCCTCTCCGCCTTCGCCGGCCGGCAGGTCCAGTATGAACGCTTCTACTTTGGGGATCCGGTGCGCATCGCCGGCGTCATCTTCCAGAAGCACGACCGCACGCCCTATATGGAGAAGGTCCGGGAGTTCCTGAAGCAAATGAAGGAGGAGGCCTTCGCCCAGGCGGAGGAGGCGAGGCCTTGA